The genomic segment TATTCAGTGGCCGCAAGGCAGATACTGTTTTGCAGAAACCCGGAGGTGAACCGCAAGAATATCCTTCCAGCGGCTAGAACTTCCAGGTCAGGTTGACGGCAAGGAAATTAATGTGGTTTGTTTTGAAGTTGCCTTTCGATTTGGGACTTCCAGGTCAGGTTGACGGCAAGGAAATTAATGTGGTTTGTTTTGAAGTTGCCTTTCAAGTCACCGCGCAAGTTGCCGCCGCTCAGATCCATATTGCCATCGTGCAGATCCAGATATTCGTAGGCCGCACCCAGGATGACATCCTGGCTTATTTGATATTGCACGCCTGTTCCCACCCGGATTTGCTCATCCAGCGGCAGGGCCGGTGAGCGTTTCTTGGCACTGCTCGCGGGAGAGGTGTCATAGGCGGCCCCGATGGAAAACAACCAGGGTTCAGCAATGCGATACTCTATTCCCAGAGCAAAATGCCAGGTGTCGTCATACCCCAGATCATTGGTAGCGCTCCTCGAGGTGCTGCTTTTGATGGACACATCGATGTTGCCAAAATCACTCCAGTTCTGCCAGCCCACATTGCCCATTACTGCCAGCCGCTCGGTAAACTCGTGATAGAAGCTTGCCATGACTGCAGCAGGCAGTTCCATATCAAGCTTTACTTTAGAGCCGGACAAACCCGTAAGGTCGAGCGCTGCCTTCAACAAAGGCCCAACACCCTTCAGCTTTGCTTTGTCCTTGTACTCCAGCTCAACCTTGGATCGATAGGTGATGCCAAAACGGCTGGTCCTGGTAGGAGTGATCAATATACCGACGTTGCCTCCATAACCCACAGCGTAGTCATTGAATTTGAGCTTGCCGTCTGAACTGTCGGGCTCTAAATTGCGGATGGCTGCCCTGGCTTCATAGTTGGACAGCACCATACTCACTCCCCCGCCCACCGATAGATATTTGTTGATCCGGTAAGCCGCCACCGGATTGACGCCGAATGTAAGAAACTTTCCCTTTTGAAAATAGTAGCGCCCCGCCCAGTTGTCGCCGTAATCGAGTCCAAGAACAAAATAGGAACCGGCAGCAAGGCCGAGTTTCAAGTCAGAGGTCAGACTGTGGACATAATAAAAGGAGGCTGCTGGAGTAAAGCAGCCAGCATTGGCGCCGCTGCGGCCTCCATAAGAACTGTCGTCCACATCAAACTTCATCTGGGGGAAAAGCGCCTGAATACCAAGGGTGAGACGTGAGCCCTGCAAGCGGGTCATGCCGGCTGGATTGCCTGCGGCTAT from the Deltaproteobacteria bacterium genome contains:
- a CDS encoding outer membrane protein transport protein — its product is MAAVLTLLVCPSTSAGGLWLYENGTADLGTAGAGRAAAVRDASIAAGNPAGMTRLQGSRLTLGIQALFPQMKFDVDDSSYGGRSGANAGCFTPAASFYYVHSLTSDLKLGLAAGSYFVLGLDYGDNWAGRYYFQKGKFLTFGVNPVAAYRINKYLSVGGGVSMVLSNYEARAAIRNLEPDSSDGKLKFNDYAVGYGGNVGILITPTRTSRFGITYRSKVELEYKDKAKLKGVGPLLKAALDLTGLSGSKVKLDMELPAAVMASFYHEFTERLAVMGNVGWQNWSDFGNIDVSIKSSTSRSATNDLGYDDTWHFALGIEYRIAEPWLFSIGAAYDTSPASSAKKRSPALPLDEQIRVGTGVQYQISQDVILGAAYEYLDLHDGNMDLSGGNLRGDLKGNFKTNHINFLAVNLTWKSQIERQLQNKPH